A window of the Desulforapulum autotrophicum HRM2 genome harbors these coding sequences:
- a CDS encoding GreA/GreB family elongation factor: MKSKPEITISILAPVGSALLGLSIGDKIEWPKPGGGNLKVRITEIIYQPERSGDYQL; the protein is encoded by the coding sequence ATGAAAAGTAAACCTGAAATAACCATTTCGATTCTGGCCCCGGTTGGGAGCGCTTTACTTGGACTTTCTATCGGCGATAAAATTGAGTGGCCAAAACCTGGAGGAGGAAATCTTAAAGTCAGAATTACGGAGATAATTTATCAGCCAGAAAGATCTGGTGATTATCAACTCTGA
- a CDS encoding DUF3786 domain-containing protein, which yields MTDLIDKIHFQDLSERDPKEVCRRASCKYDDINELYKLSVWGDEYRICPNQSKIDCMGNNTQGLHDYFYLFIIHYLLKSKEIEISNEWISEKDIPGGTAFFRGPHEIPTNLISIRFSNNIDEFKKRCEQLNGKPINMADAAYSFWIAPRIPVAVLYWLGDEDFPAESKILYDKTISEHLASDIIYALGVGICERLGKPHGKEYVSL from the coding sequence ATGACAGATTTAATAGACAAAATTCATTTTCAGGATTTATCCGAACGAGATCCGAAGGAGGTTTGCAGGCGGGCATCATGCAAATATGATGATATAAACGAGCTTTACAAATTGTCTGTATGGGGTGACGAATACAGAATATGTCCGAATCAATCAAAAATCGACTGTATGGGTAATAACACTCAAGGGCTTCATGATTATTTTTATCTGTTTATTATCCATTATCTTCTTAAATCAAAAGAAATTGAAATATCCAACGAGTGGATATCAGAGAAAGATATTCCGGGTGGTACTGCATTCTTCCGTGGACCTCATGAAATCCCGACAAATTTAATATCAATCCGATTTAGCAATAATATTGATGAATTCAAAAAAAGATGTGAGCAACTAAATGGCAAACCAATTAACATGGCAGATGCAGCCTATAGTTTTTGGATTGCACCCCGAATTCCAGTGGCAGTATTGTATTGGCTCGGTGACGAGGATTTTCCCGCTGAATCGAAAATACTATACGATAAAACCATTTCTGAACATTTGGCATCTGACATTATATATGCTTTAGGGGTTGGGATCTGCGAAAGATTAGGAAAGCCCCATGGTAAAGAATATGTTTCTTTATAG
- a CDS encoding DUF1294 domain-containing protein: MLRRGTITFWNDGKGFGFITPNAGGKQLFFHIKSCSPHNLRPEINQSITYSLSVDKQGRPCAVKVILPDNDCALEIKKKERGLSVIGAVCFLGVVCFSVFTAKIPILVLALYLGASLVTFIVYALDKSAARKGAWRTSENTLHLLSLIGGWPGALMAQQKLRHKSRKQPFRFIFWITVLVNCGAFTWLFTSTGTATLQSFVHDNSDLLHTISKALTH; the protein is encoded by the coding sequence ATGTTAAGAAGAGGAACCATTACATTCTGGAACGATGGGAAGGGCTTTGGATTTATTACACCCAATGCTGGTGGCAAGCAACTTTTTTTCCATATTAAATCCTGCAGCCCCCATAATCTAAGACCAGAGATCAATCAGTCCATTACCTATTCTTTGTCCGTTGACAAACAAGGGAGACCATGCGCTGTAAAAGTCATTCTTCCCGATAATGACTGCGCTCTGGAGATCAAAAAGAAGGAAAGAGGGCTTTCAGTCATTGGTGCCGTATGCTTTCTTGGCGTTGTTTGTTTCTCTGTTTTTACAGCCAAAATCCCCATCCTGGTCCTGGCTCTTTACCTGGGCGCCAGCCTGGTCACCTTCATCGTATATGCGTTGGACAAATCAGCTGCCCGAAAAGGGGCCTGGCGAACCTCGGAAAATACGCTGCACCTTCTATCACTCATTGGCGGATGGCCCGGTGCTCTCATGGCCCAACAAAAACTACGCCACAAATCCCGGAAGCAACCCTTTCGTTTCATCTTCTGGATAACGGTTCTGGTGAATTGCGGTGCCTTTACCTGGCTTTTTACTTCAACCGGCACCGCCACCCTGCAATCTTTTGTTCATGATAATTCTGACCTTCTTCATACCATTTCAAAAGCACTGACTCACTGA